A window from Festucalex cinctus isolate MCC-2025b chromosome 4, RoL_Fcin_1.0, whole genome shotgun sequence encodes these proteins:
- the mis12 gene encoding protein MIS12 homolog — MDVKDGCEEADNLSASSLELYESQFFGFTPQTFMFRLSSAFLDNLRDFLNVVEEVCVRQLSKGESDATSEEQLRVQARECSSKQQEFMGERFKQLSELMEALLLSRCFSIPPNVLLEEDQCHKNHPPDTQKMLRLESELTELRRAYEAEVYARRALQAELEEQEEVQKQLDGLLARLTKENCSHQENFQPVVASVKKLQQIIVEVCNEAPDHH, encoded by the exons atggacGTCAAAGATGGGTGTGAGGAGGCTGACAACCTCTCCGCGTCGTCTTTAGAGTTATACGAGTCGCAGTTTTTCGGCTTCACGCCGCAGACCTTCATGTTTCGTCTCTCCAGCGCCTTCCTGGATAATCTGCGCGACTTTTTGAACGTCGTGGAGGAAGTATGCGTGCGACAACTGAGTAAGGGTGAGTCGGACGCGACGTCCGAGGAGCAGCTCCGCGTCCAGGCCAGAGAGTGTAGTAGCAAACAGCAAGAGTTTATGGGAGAGCGCTTCAAGCAGCTGTCGGAGCTGATGGAGGCGCTGCTACTCAGCCGTTGTTTCTCCATTCCGCCCAACGTCCTGCTGGAGGAGGACCAGTGTCACAAAAATCATCCTCCGGACACACAG AAGATGCTCCGACTGGAGTCGGAGTTGACGGAGCTGCGCAGGGCGTATGAGGCCGAGGTGTATGCTAGACGAGCGCTGCAGGCCGAGCTTGAGGAACAAGAGGAGGTCCAGAAGCAGCTGGATGGCCTCCTGGCCAGGCTCACAAAGGAGAATTGTAGTCATCAGGAAAATTTCCAACCAGTGGTAGCATCTGTAAAGAAACTGCAGCAAATCATTGTGGAGGTTTGCAACGAGGCACCGGATCATCACTAA
- the ppm1g gene encoding protein phosphatase 1G isoform X1 encodes MGAYLSQPNTTKTSSDGGNSTMSYGFSAMQGWRVSMEDAHNCIPEFDEETAMFSVYDGHGGEEVALYCSKYLPDIIKEQKTYKDGKLQKALEDAFLAIDCRITTEDVIKELVQIAGRPIKEPPTKNVADEDDVDTEEAALLHEEATMTIEELLVRYGQNKNASKQATASSATTKKASGQCPDAPGHKGEGEEGPKKEEALNGEVQEESNGTKKDSAGAECESKMRVCRRTTGDEGCGSAADGGGSGGSNGEEKAAKAEVDAGPSCSSSSKIEGDSKSRFFDDSEESEAEGEEEEEGSDEEDGSEEGEEADSSEVEEEDTEEGEEDSEDEDEEEMSLPGMDGKEEPGSDSGTTAVVALIRGKQLIVANAGDSRCVVSERGKAVDMSYDHKPEDELELSRIKKAGGKVTVDGRVNGGLNLSRAIGDHFYKRNKVLPPEEQMISAMPDVKVLTLNDDHDFMVIACDGIWNVLSSQEVVDFISERIKSDPSGGARPLSSIVEELLDHCLAPDTSGDGTGCDNMTCMIVTFRPHPCLAQTLSDDTKKRKHPEEEEEEVKAADGGGEPENNGNDSKKPKSDQS; translated from the exons ATGGGGGCTTATCTGTCGCAACCGAACACGACCAAGACCTCCTCAGATGGCGGCAACAGCACCATGAGCTATGGCTTCTCCGCTATGCAGGGCTGGCGGGTTTCCATGGAG GATGCTCATAATTGTATTCCAGAGTTTGACGAGGAGACCGCCATGTTTTCTGTGTATGATGGACATGGAG GAGAAGAGGTGGCTCTATACTGTTCAAAGTACCTTCCTGATATCATTAAGGAGCAGAAGACCTACAAAGACGGCAAATTACAGAag GCACTGGAGGATGCTTTCTTGGCCATCGACTGCAGAATCACCACAGAGGATGTCATCAAGGAGCTGGTGCAGATCGCTGGGCGTCCTATCAAGGAGCCGCCCACTAAAAATGTGGCAGACGAGGATGATG TGGACACAGAGGAGGCGGCTTTACTCCACGAGGAGGCCACTATGACCATTGAGGAGCTGCTTGTGCGCTACGGACAGAATAAGAACGCTAGCAAGCAAGCCACTGCTAGCAG TGCAACCACGAAGAAGGCATCAGGCCAGTGTCCGGATGCCCCTGGACACAAAGGGGAAGGTGAGGAAGGACCAAAGAAGGAGGAGGCTCTGAACGGAGAGGTGCAGGAGGAGAGCAACGGAACAAAGAAGGATAGCGCTGGAGCGGAATGCGAGTCCAAGATGCGGGTGTGCCGCAGAACGACTGGCGACGAAGGCTGCGGATCGG CAGCAGATGGCGGCGGCTCAGGAGGCTCCAATGGAGAAGAAAAGGCCGCTAAAGCTGAGGTAGACGCAGGCCCCTCATGTTCTTCATCCTCCAAAATTGAAGGCGATTCCAAGTCCAGATTCTTCGATGACAGTGAGGAGTCTGAAGCGGAgggggaagaggaggaagagggcagTGATGAAGAG GATGGCAGTGAAGAGGGGGAGGAGGCGGACAGCAGTGAGGTGGAAGAGGAGGATACTGAAGAGGGGGAGGAAGACtctgaggatgaagatgaggaggaaATGAGTCTACCTGGGATGGACGGCAAGGAGGAG CCTGGCTCAGACAGCGGCACCACTGCTGTTGTGGCCCTGATCCGAGGCAAGCAGCTGATTGTGGCCAACGCAGGAGACTCCCGCTGTGTGGTCTCCGAGCGAG GGAAAGCTGTGGACATGTCTTATGACCACAAACCTGAGGATGAGCTAGAGCTGTCTCGCATTAAAAAGGCTGGAGGCAAAGTGACCGTGGACGGACGAGTCAACGGGGGACTGAACCTCTCCAGAGCCATTG GTGATCATTTCTACAAGAGGAACAAAGTTCTGCCCCCAGAGGAACAGATGATTTCGGCCATGCCCGACGTGAAGGTTCTGACGCTCAACGATGACCACGACTTCATGGTCATCGCCTGCGATGGCATCTG GAATGTGTTGAGCAGTCAGGAGGTGGTCGACTTCATCAGCGAGAGGATCAAGTCAGACCCGAGCGGCGGCGCAAGACCGCTTTCGTCCATCGTGGAGGAG CTTTTGGACCATTGTTTGGCCCCAGACACATCTGGAGACGGCACAGGATGTGACAACATGACCTGCATGATCGTCACCTTCCGACCACACCCCTGCCTCGCTCAGACCCTGTCAGACGATACGAAGAAGAGGAAGCAccctgaggaggaggaggaagaggtgaAGGCAGCGGATGGTGGAGGCGAGCCCGAGAACAACGGGAATGACAGCAAAAAGCCCAAAAGTGACCAAAGCTAA
- the ppm1g gene encoding protein phosphatase 1G isoform X2, whose product MGAYLSQPNTTKTSSDGGNSTMSYGFSAMQGWRVSMEDAHNCIPEFDEETAMFSVYDGHGGEEVALYCSKYLPDIIKEQKTYKDGKLQKALEDAFLAIDCRITTEDVIKELVQIAGRPIKEPPTKNVADEDDVDTEEAALLHEEATMTIEELLVRYGQNKNASKQATASSATTKKASGQCPDAPGHKGEGEEGPKKEEALNGEVQEESNGTKKDSAGAECESKMRVCRRTTGDEGCGSADGGGSGGSNGEEKAAKAEVDAGPSCSSSSKIEGDSKSRFFDDSEESEAEGEEEEEGSDEEDGSEEGEEADSSEVEEEDTEEGEEDSEDEDEEEMSLPGMDGKEEPGSDSGTTAVVALIRGKQLIVANAGDSRCVVSERGKAVDMSYDHKPEDELELSRIKKAGGKVTVDGRVNGGLNLSRAIGDHFYKRNKVLPPEEQMISAMPDVKVLTLNDDHDFMVIACDGIWNVLSSQEVVDFISERIKSDPSGGARPLSSIVEELLDHCLAPDTSGDGTGCDNMTCMIVTFRPHPCLAQTLSDDTKKRKHPEEEEEEVKAADGGGEPENNGNDSKKPKSDQS is encoded by the exons ATGGGGGCTTATCTGTCGCAACCGAACACGACCAAGACCTCCTCAGATGGCGGCAACAGCACCATGAGCTATGGCTTCTCCGCTATGCAGGGCTGGCGGGTTTCCATGGAG GATGCTCATAATTGTATTCCAGAGTTTGACGAGGAGACCGCCATGTTTTCTGTGTATGATGGACATGGAG GAGAAGAGGTGGCTCTATACTGTTCAAAGTACCTTCCTGATATCATTAAGGAGCAGAAGACCTACAAAGACGGCAAATTACAGAag GCACTGGAGGATGCTTTCTTGGCCATCGACTGCAGAATCACCACAGAGGATGTCATCAAGGAGCTGGTGCAGATCGCTGGGCGTCCTATCAAGGAGCCGCCCACTAAAAATGTGGCAGACGAGGATGATG TGGACACAGAGGAGGCGGCTTTACTCCACGAGGAGGCCACTATGACCATTGAGGAGCTGCTTGTGCGCTACGGACAGAATAAGAACGCTAGCAAGCAAGCCACTGCTAGCAG TGCAACCACGAAGAAGGCATCAGGCCAGTGTCCGGATGCCCCTGGACACAAAGGGGAAGGTGAGGAAGGACCAAAGAAGGAGGAGGCTCTGAACGGAGAGGTGCAGGAGGAGAGCAACGGAACAAAGAAGGATAGCGCTGGAGCGGAATGCGAGTCCAAGATGCGGGTGTGCCGCAGAACGACTGGCGACGAAGGCTGCGGATCGG CAGATGGCGGCGGCTCAGGAGGCTCCAATGGAGAAGAAAAGGCCGCTAAAGCTGAGGTAGACGCAGGCCCCTCATGTTCTTCATCCTCCAAAATTGAAGGCGATTCCAAGTCCAGATTCTTCGATGACAGTGAGGAGTCTGAAGCGGAgggggaagaggaggaagagggcagTGATGAAGAG GATGGCAGTGAAGAGGGGGAGGAGGCGGACAGCAGTGAGGTGGAAGAGGAGGATACTGAAGAGGGGGAGGAAGACtctgaggatgaagatgaggaggaaATGAGTCTACCTGGGATGGACGGCAAGGAGGAG CCTGGCTCAGACAGCGGCACCACTGCTGTTGTGGCCCTGATCCGAGGCAAGCAGCTGATTGTGGCCAACGCAGGAGACTCCCGCTGTGTGGTCTCCGAGCGAG GGAAAGCTGTGGACATGTCTTATGACCACAAACCTGAGGATGAGCTAGAGCTGTCTCGCATTAAAAAGGCTGGAGGCAAAGTGACCGTGGACGGACGAGTCAACGGGGGACTGAACCTCTCCAGAGCCATTG GTGATCATTTCTACAAGAGGAACAAAGTTCTGCCCCCAGAGGAACAGATGATTTCGGCCATGCCCGACGTGAAGGTTCTGACGCTCAACGATGACCACGACTTCATGGTCATCGCCTGCGATGGCATCTG GAATGTGTTGAGCAGTCAGGAGGTGGTCGACTTCATCAGCGAGAGGATCAAGTCAGACCCGAGCGGCGGCGCAAGACCGCTTTCGTCCATCGTGGAGGAG CTTTTGGACCATTGTTTGGCCCCAGACACATCTGGAGACGGCACAGGATGTGACAACATGACCTGCATGATCGTCACCTTCCGACCACACCCCTGCCTCGCTCAGACCCTGTCAGACGATACGAAGAAGAGGAAGCAccctgaggaggaggaggaagaggtgaAGGCAGCGGATGGTGGAGGCGAGCCCGAGAACAACGGGAATGACAGCAAAAAGCCCAAAAGTGACCAAAGCTAA